One genomic window of Punica granatum isolate Tunisia-2019 chromosome 1, ASM765513v2, whole genome shotgun sequence includes the following:
- the LOC116192661 gene encoding heavy metal-associated isoprenylated plant protein 32-like, protein MNKEEILKIQTCVLKVNIHCDGCKQKVKKILQKIDGVFTTKIDSEQGKVTVSGTVDPSLLIKKLAKAGKHAEIWGSQPKPNLNNQLKNLQIDPKNTVKGQKAHSNNNNHHHGNPPKGSGQQQQQLQQQLPFTQQQLQQLQQMKGFQDMKLPPQFKDLKMPGAYPNPNPNQQKTVKFNLPPVEDELMSDDEFDDDFDDDDYDFDDDYDEFEDEMDDFHGHHRGGGNANKMMMKPAMGNNGGMGGGGPNGPNVMLNALMNGGNYPQLMKGASGGGAGGGNNGKKGGGGGGGSAGGGGALPVHIGGGGGDAKNGNGNGGKKGNNQNQGGGAGAGKNVGGGGGMAAPNAKNGQSGGSKKGGGGGGGGGGNGGGHHPMDKGFPGHGGNVRGGGGIPIGQLGGMSAVPSLSTVGGGGQGYFQGGGGGPEVGPGSNPYLQQQYLAAMMNQRAAAMAGGGGGGGGGGGDPRFQPMMYARPAPAVNYMPPYPYPYPYPPPHSDPYTHVFSDENTSSCSIM, encoded by the exons ATGAACAAAGAAGAGATTTTGAAGATCCAG ACTTGTGTTCTAAAAGTGAATATACACTGTGATGGGTGTAAGCAGAAGGTGAAGAAAATCCTGCAGAAAATCGATG GAGTCTTCACCACAAAGATTGACTCGGAGCAAGGGAAGGTGACAGTCTCAGGGACTGTGGACCCATCGTTGCTCATCAAGAAGCTTGCGAAAGCGGGGAAGCATGCAGAGATTTGGGGCTCTCAGCCGAAGCCCAATCTCAACAACCAGCTCAAGAACCTCCAGATTGACCCCAAGAACACCGTCAAGGGGCAAAAGGCTCAcagcaataataataatcaccACCACGGCAATCCTCCCAAGGGAAGtgggcagcagcagcagcagctccaGCAGCAGCTTCCGTTCACCCAGCAGCAGCTCCAGCAGCTTCAGCAGATGAAGGGGTTTCAGGATATGAAGCTGCCTCCTCAGTTCAAGGACCTCAAGATGCCGGGGGCCTACCCAAACCCGAACCCGAACCAGCAGAAGACCGTGAAGTTCAACTTGCCTCCTGTGGAGGATGAGCTGATGAGTGATGATGAATTCGACGATGATTTTGATGACGACGACTATGATTTCGATGACGATTATGATGAGTTTGAGGACGAGATGGATGATTTCCACGGCCATCATCGCGGTGGTGGGAATGCTAacaagatgatgatgaagccCGCGATGGGTAATAATGGTGGCATGGGAGGAGGTGGACCTAATGGTCCCAATGTCATGCTCAATGCTTTGATGAATGGTGGGAACTACCCACAGCTCATGAAGGGTGCCAGTGGGGGTGGCGCTGGTGGAGGAAATAATGGAAAGAAaggaggtggtggtgggggTGGCAGCGCCGGAGGAGGTGGAGCTCTGCCCGTTCATATTGGTGGCGGTGGTGGAGATGCCAAAAATGGTAATGGTAATGGGGGCAAAAAGGGAAATAACCAAAACCAAGGAGGAGGTGCAGGAGCCGGTAAAAATGTCGGCGGCGGCGGGGGGATGGCTGCTCCCAATGCCAAGAATGGCCAGAGCGGTGGCAGCAAGAaaggcggcggcggcggcggggGTGGAGGAGGGAATGGAGGTGGGCATCACCCTATGGACAAGGGTTTTCCTGGGCATGGTGGTAATGTTCGAGGTGGTGGCGGGATCCCGATTGGCCAATTGGGCGGGATGTCAGCCGTCCCGAGCCTATCCACCGTTGGCGGCGGCGGCCAAGGGTACTTTCAAGGCGGCGGGGGTGGACCAGAGGTTGGTCCGGGCAGCAATCCTTACCTTCAGCAGCAGTATCTGGCAGCTATGATGAACCAAAGAGCTGCTGCAATggccggtggtggtggcggcggcggcggcggcggcggagaCCCGAGGTTCCAACCCATGATGTATGCCCGGCCCGCCCCAGCAGTCAATTACATGCCACCGTACCCGTACCCATATCCATATCCGCCTCCTCATTCGGATCCTTACACCCACGTCTTTAGTGATGAGAACACATCAAGTTGCAGTATTATgtga
- the LOC116192662 gene encoding uncharacterized protein LOC116192662 isoform X1, translating to MALTWGSALRIALLLFLAGAAVVACFTLPVEKILKDFLIWVHKDLGPWGPVVLAIAYIPLTVLAVPASVLTLGGGYLFGLPVGFLADSIGATIGAGAAFLLGRTIGKSFVVSKLKDYPQFRSVALAIHRSGFKIVLLLRLVPLLPFNLMNYFLSVTPVPICQYMLASWIGMMPITFALVYVGTTLKDLSDVTHGWGKFSTTRWVLIALGFVVSGVLIFCVTRVAKAALMKALAENEDIDNVLPSTPKLPVMVAPAVVDLNQPLIIKIDSEPQTKDSK from the exons ATGGCCCTCACCTGGGGATCCGCTCTCAGGATtgccctcctcctcttcctcgcCGGAGCTGCGGTGGTCGCTTGCTTCACTCTCCCCGTCGAAAAG ATTCTGAAGGACTTCCTAATATGGGTTCACAAGGACCTGGGTCCTTGGGGTCCAGTGGTGCT GGCTATTGCGTACATTCCTCTGACCGTTTTGGCAGTGCCAGCATCAGTGCTTACT CTTGGTGGTGGCTATCTATTTGGGTTGCCAGTGGGCTTTTTGGCTGATTCAATCGGTGCCACTATCGGTGCCGGAGCAGCATTTCTTCTCGGAAGAACT ATTGGGAAATCGTTTGTAGTTTCGAAGCTAAAGGATTATCCACAGTTCCGCTCAGTTGCACTCGCAATTCACCGTTCTGGTTTCAAG ATTGTTCTGCTGCTTCGGCTCGTTCCTTTGCTTCCATTTAATCTGATGAATTACTTCTTGTCCGTGACTCCTGTTCCAATCTGTCAGTACATGCTTGCTTCCTGGATAGGCATGATG CCTATAACATTTGCTCTAGTGTATGTCGGGACAACTTTGAAGGATCTCTCGGACGTGACACACGGGTGGGGCAAGTTCTCAACTACTCGTTGG GTATTAATCGCATTGGGGTTTGTTGTATCTG GGGTTCTGATATTCTGTGTAACCAGAGTAGCCAAGGCAGCTCTGATGAAGGCGCTAGCGGAGAATGAGGATATCGATAACGTCCTTCCCTCCACGCCGAAGCTGCCGGTCATGGTGGCGCCTGCCGTGGTCGATCTCAACCAGCCCCTCATAATAAAGATCGACTCTGAGCCTCAAACCAAAGACTCGAAGTGA
- the LOC116192662 gene encoding uncharacterized protein LOC116192662 isoform X2, whose protein sequence is MALTWGSALRIALLLFLAGAAVVACFTLPVEKILKDFLIWVHKDLGPWGPVVLAIAYIPLTVLAVPASVLTLGGGYLFGLPVGFLADSIGATIGAGAAFLLGRTIGKSFVVSKLKDYPQFRSVALAIHRSGFKIVLLLRLVPLLPFNLMNYFLSVTPVPICQYMLASWIGMMPITFALVYVGTTLKDLSDVTHGWGKFSTTRWVRAIYCPLYWSWTEGAPFEDL, encoded by the exons ATGGCCCTCACCTGGGGATCCGCTCTCAGGATtgccctcctcctcttcctcgcCGGAGCTGCGGTGGTCGCTTGCTTCACTCTCCCCGTCGAAAAG ATTCTGAAGGACTTCCTAATATGGGTTCACAAGGACCTGGGTCCTTGGGGTCCAGTGGTGCT GGCTATTGCGTACATTCCTCTGACCGTTTTGGCAGTGCCAGCATCAGTGCTTACT CTTGGTGGTGGCTATCTATTTGGGTTGCCAGTGGGCTTTTTGGCTGATTCAATCGGTGCCACTATCGGTGCCGGAGCAGCATTTCTTCTCGGAAGAACT ATTGGGAAATCGTTTGTAGTTTCGAAGCTAAAGGATTATCCACAGTTCCGCTCAGTTGCACTCGCAATTCACCGTTCTGGTTTCAAG ATTGTTCTGCTGCTTCGGCTCGTTCCTTTGCTTCCATTTAATCTGATGAATTACTTCTTGTCCGTGACTCCTGTTCCAATCTGTCAGTACATGCTTGCTTCCTGGATAGGCATGATG CCTATAACATTTGCTCTAGTGTATGTCGGGACAACTTTGAAGGATCTCTCGGACGTGACACACGGGTGGGGCAAGTTCTCAACTACTCGTTGGGTAAGAGCTATTTATTGTCCACTGTATTGGAGCTGGACTGAAGGCGCTCCTTTTGAAGATTTATGA